The DNA window gtcgtgtctgactttttgtgaccctatgaatcacagcacgccagacctccctgtccatcaccaactcccggagttcactcagactcatgtccatcgagccatctcatcctctgtcatccccttctcctcctgcccctaatccctcccagcattagggttttttccaatgagtcaactcttcgcatgaggtggccaaagtactggagtttcagctttagcatcattccttccaaagaacacccagggctgatctcctttagaatggactggttggatctccttgcagtccaagggacttgaaagagtcttctccaacaccacacttcaaaagcatcaattctttggccctcagctttcttcacagtccaactctgacatccatacatgaccactggaaaagccatagccttgactagatgaacctctgttgacaaagtaatgtctctgcttttgaatatgctatctaggttggtcataactttccttccaaggagtaagcgtcttttaatttcatggctgcagtcaccatctgcagtgattttgtttaGTGCACAGATAATCTAGGTtctaatcccagctctgccagttCCTGGTTCTGTGACCTTCAGCATATTATATAACCAATCTGTGTCTCAGGTTCCTTATCTATAAGATGGGAATGCTATAGTGCCTGTCTGGTTAAATTATTGTGAGaaatataaaaggaatgaatatatataatgcACTTCAAATAACTCCTGACACACAGTAAATGTTAAATAAGTATTTGCTATTATTCACTAAAAGAAGATCCAGAATACACTTTTCAAattcagacacacacatgcatgcacacttgTATTTACTGACTTACTTGCATATCTACCTTGGGTGGTCAAGGCTGGATAAGAATGTGCAATAATTTACCCAATACTGAAAATAGCTGAGAAATTAGATATGAACTATGTAGATTCTAACAAggcaaattattttcttcttataggGAAGATGAGTATGATCTTGAAGACTCACCAATTTATGGTAATGTAGATAATGTGGCCTtaggtaagttttatttttccaaaaattaaatttaCCTATAAATCAATTACCCCCACATAATTCCACAGAGAATTTGAGGTAGCTTATTTTTTGTCAcaatcatatttaaatatttcaagggTAACCATACATTTGAGTATATTTAGCATATCATTTATCAAGTATTTTCAAAGCTGCATATTGTAAGTTGTATTGCAACAGTGAATCAACATCCTGTTTTTCTATATTCTCTTTATTTCACTCTAGTTTGTAGTAAGAATACCGGAAGACTCAATTACAATGAATTGTGACACACACAGATTTCTATGAAATAAAGCTATTTCTAGAACAGAAGATTGCCCAGGGGAACAGTGCTTTATGCTCTGTATACAAAAGCATATCTACAGTGAATAATTTGGAACAAAAAACAGATTCtctgatttcctttgttttaacTGGTTCTTTTAAAGTAGCGAATATAGGGTTACACTGATGACAAGCAGGGAAAGAGAAGAGCCAAACCATCACTGAGTGATGGGTTGTAcactttttgttcttttgtaaCAAGTACTCTTCAATTCCCAGCATCCTTTATTCCTTGAAACGTTCCACTCCCCCACAACTAAAAAACCCCTAAATGTCTCAAAACAAACAgctgtgatctgatctgatcccagcCCTCTGAGGAGAGAAGCTGTCAGACAAGGACTACCAATGATCTCTATCCTTGCCCTGTAAGCACTTAATTCATGATTGGTGGAGGGTGGGTAGGTGGGGTTAACTCCTGTTGATTGGCGTCTCAAACACAGATTCCCAGTAATGAATTAAATTTATCTGAACCTCTATATATCAAGACAGTATGAAATCTCCTAAAGTTAAACACATGAGAATTTTATAGGAGTCAAGAATTTAAATAATCTttgtctctccccaccccccgccaccatTGTAAAGTATCCTTTAATCATCTGCTCTCTGAGGAATCAAAACTATTTTACAGGAATAGACTATTAAAGaattttccttcctgtttccctTTGCAGAATTGTGGTGCCCACTTATACTATTTGAGAACTTAATTTCTTTTGTATCCTGGTAGCTCAAAGCCCAGCATATCTGCAGTCTTCATGAGCAGTGAGCACAGGTGCCTCTCTTACAGGTTCTGACTTAGTAATTCCACAGTAGGACTTAGAACCTCCTATTTAACAAGCCTCCTGGGTGATTCTAATTCATGTTTCCCGTGGTTTATCTTTGAGAAACATTATGGGCCAGTTCTCTACATTGCTTTTCAGAAAGGGTTGGAGCATTACAAAGTACCTTGTATTATAAACACATCTTTTCATCTATGGGGTCAAATTGGTGCAATCAACATTTCTGCAACATTATTCTCCATCCTACAAGTCATTagctttccttcctctcccttttaAATAGAGTATCTGGGGAAAGAAAGGTATGGATGACTCAGTAAGCATCCCCCACAGAAGGAAATAGGGTCATGCCTGCTGGCTGGTGGACATGGCGAAACCCCCCCCAGCAACTTAGTATCAGCATTATATACCCCACTGTATACCCCTCAAAACAGCCTGGATGAACTGTCCTGTCACTGATATGTGGGATAACAAAcataatctaaaatatattttttcaaaaatagtatAGGGTTAAAAAGGCCTctgagtaaaatatttttcttatggaaaaaatTACCAAATTTTGATCATCAATATATGTGCTCCGTACTTTATGCCACCTGCACCGTTTGTAATCATACTTAAATAGGAGGGCACAGGTAAGCCTTTAACTCATGGGATCCCCGTAACATATAAAGGGTAGTTTGAGCAGAGACTGTCATGTCCTGTGATGGTATAAGAAGAGTAATATCCAAGTGACCAAGTAATATCCAATTTTGTCTAATTGTTAATACTGTTGGGCAACAGGCTTCTCCACAGTCTGACCTGCAGAGAGCAGTTTGTACCTCCTTATCTTTGCACTGCCACAAAAATAGACTAATCAAATGACTCCTGAGGGTTTCACATTTATAGCAAAGTGGTGTTTGGGTCATGCATTATGATTTGTGccagcattttttaatttttccattgtaAATCTCTTTTCAACTCCCCAGAACCGGTGGATGAAAACTGCTATGAACAGATGAAAGCACGACCAGACAGATCTGCGAACAAACTGCAAGACGCCCCACCTTCACAggtgggttttgttttctgtatcacGGGCCAGATTCAGCCTAGGTCACGGCACAACCGCCTGTTTCATGAGCATAAAGGCAGCATATTCTGATAAACATCAGAAGCAGCCTGTTAGAAATTTTGCATTCTGAACTGCTGTCAAATTCTAGCACCTAAGCTCTAATGAAAAACTCAGAAGGCAAATAGTTTTCAGAGCCGCACTTAAAGACTCAAAATTGTGTACAACTACAAATGCAGTAGATTTCAAGGGAAAAGTGGATTCTCTTCCTAAATaattaagctttttttctttcagagcaaagaaaagtTACATATATcatagaaataattataaaaagtgACACATACAGAGTGCTCAGAAGACCCGGATGTCAGGAATGGATGGTGGATGGGGAGAGAAAGACCTTAGTGAAAAGAAATTAACTATAAAAGAACATACTCtattttataaggaaaatgaGTGTAAATTTAATACAAGCTCTATGGCTATTGTATTATGGCAAGATTTACGCACGGCTTGTGGGGGATAGGCAGGACTAAAGcataagcagaaatagaaaaacccaAGAAGAAATGAGTAGTTTATACTTTTcctaggagaaggcgatggcaccccactccagtactcttgcctggaaaatcccatggacggaggagcctggtgggctgcagtccatggggtcgtgaagagttggacacgactgagtgacttcactttcacttttcactttcatgcactggagaaggaaatggcaacccactccagtgttcttgcctggagaatcccagggacgggggagcctggtgggaggccatctatggggtcacacagaattggacacgactgaagtgacttagtagtagcagtagcagaagcgacttagcagcagtagcagcatactttTCCTACCCACATCAGTTCAGCCTCCTCAGACATAGCACTACTGTTCACAGTTCTTAGTGTATGTGTGGTTGAAGTGTTATGAATTTCAGTTATAAtggttctttcttctctttctctatcCCATCCCTTTTGTTATGTGCTCTCATGCTATTTCCTAGAAACAGGCATATGGCCAGCATTTCCTATGTAGTCATTATACGTCAGACTTGTCTTATGTGCTTTACAGGCATTAGCATTTTAGGTTCCTATGAGGGAGACAGCATGATTATTCCCATTTGACAGAGATGATATAAAACTTGCCCTAGAGACTCAGAAACTAAGTAGGGAAACAGATCCAAACTTAGTCCCACTTGACAGAAAACATTTTCCTCCCAAAGATGGGTCAAAACTTGGAAACTTCCCATTAAgatagaatttcctttttctttataggAGCCTTCTAAAaatcaaattcttaaaaattttttaatgaaaacaagaTGTGGTGAAGTTTAAGCAGAATGTAAAGTAACTCTCTCATGGGCAAATCTGCCATGTGACATTCAATTAATTGTTAAATGTATTTTAGATAACAGGTATGAAAAAAACTGCTTGTTATAATATGATTTGCAAGATTCacgataataaaaagaaaaccttttgaGAAAGGTTAAAATATAACTATACCACCGGACATGCAGAGATCCACAGCACCTTAGCTGTAATAGAGCTGAGACTTCTGTTGCTGTTTGAATAGAAGTTGCTGTTTaatacatgtaaattaaataGGTCAGCCTTATTTATGCTGCATCTAGTTTGTACTCAAGAGGAAATTGTGCAGAGCCTTAAAGTGTCTTTAAAAGtctgttattttataaattatatatttaaagacaCTTCTAAGGGAATTAGTCTTTATCCTTCTCACAAATTTAATTGCACAAATTAGAAGTAATCTctccttttaaattaatttttattggagtatagttgatttacaatgctgtgtttgttCCAGGTGTACATTAAAGTGAATcggctatatatgtatattcactcttttatagattctattcccatatgggtcattacagagtattgggttgagttccttgtgctatacagtaggttctcattagctatctattttacatatagtaagcAGTGTGCATAgatcaatcccaatttcccaatttatcccaccaGAAGTAATCTCCTTATATTTGCTCAATTCCATTTtattagagggcttccctagtagctcagttggtaaagaatccatctgcaatgcaggagaccgtggttcaattcctgggtggagaagatttccactggaggaggaataggctacccactccagtattcttgggcatccctgctggctcagctagtaaagaatccacctccaatgtgggagacctgggttcgatccctgggttgggaagatcccctggagacaggaacagctacccactctagtattctggcctggagaattctatgaaccatatagtccatggggtcacaatgacaGTTATCATCAAAACACTGCCCAGTTAGTTACTATGGTACTCAGTTACTTTGGTCAATTACATTACAAAAGTGTGAAGAATCCATAATGCAATGCAAAAAAAGCTTATGGATCAAATATTGGAAACAGAAAAAAGCTCCTTGTCCTTTGAAAATGATGTGTACAATTCAAAAGTTGCAatttcagtctctaagtctgCTATTAAACAGGAAAAGTTGACTGGGAAACTTGGTGACAAAATGGGTTCATGAGAGTTCCCTAAAAAATTTTAGGGGCATCAATgtgaacttatttttctcttatccTCACATCAAAACCTCACCCATCCCTCCTTTCCCTCCATGTCAGAAGCACCCTTTCCCCTTTCCAAAGCCAATAGTCCTACTTGGGCTCTTGActatttcttctacttctttcaaGATCTTGCACGTTCAATTATTTGTCTCCatttctttaaatgaatgaaGTACTATTGACTTACAAATATACCCAAATCTCtgcaatatttaaaaacacaaaacaacaaaacttttACTTCAACCTGTTTTTGTCTCTAATTCCTAAACTGGTTTTTACTTTGCTCCAGTTCCCATTTATATTCACAGATACACATGTTTTTTTTATCCCTGTCTATATGTTTTCTGGGcctcccaagtgactcagtggtaaagaattcgcctgccaatgcaggagacaggagacacaggtttgatccctgggtcaggaagatcccctgaaggatgaAATGGTgattcactccagcattcttgccaggaaaattacatgcacgaggagcctggtggactatagtccatgggttgcaaagagtcagacacaactgaacatgcatgAGCATGCAATGCACGTGTATTTTCCACCCATCTATTCAACTGAAACAATATTTGGTAAATCACAAATGACCATTACACGTACAATTTGTGGTCTTTTCTCAAGACTCACATTCGATGAACTCTGCAGGACTTGATAAATGTTGACCAGTTGTTGACCAGACAAACATTTGGAATGCTTTCAGTAATAAGTACAAAAACTCAATTCAAGCTGTATCATAAAAGGGAAGTCACTGGCTCATATAACTGAGATATGAGGGTGTTGTGTTTTTGAAATGATTGAATGTGagggctcctccatttcttctcccTATTTCTTTGTTACTGACTTTATTCTCTTCTGTTACCAACAGGCTCTTCCATTGAGGCTGGGAGAGCCATAGGAGacccagattttctttttcccaaatcCAGGGAAAGatatcttttctatttctgcacCTGTACCTCAGTCCCCAAAAGGCCATGTAACTGGCTCTGCTGAAGTCATATGCCTACTCTTGGCCCAGCTTCTGTTGGCAGGAGGATGAGTAGTGTAATTGGTCCCAGCCTGGGTCGAATGCTTATTCCTGTGCTGAGATGGGATACAGTATTGTAATTGATGGTCTCTCCAGGACCAGATAGAGGAAAGAAATTTCCTAAAACAAAGTGGGGAATTTATTAAAGAAAGAGAATAGAACAAAGTGCTAGACAGTCAAAAAAGTTACCCACCCCTCTCTATTACGGAATGCCTTTTGGTAATTTTGCTCACTTCACTGACATATTCTCTATCTAGGCAAAGGCAAAGCAGGTCTTAAAACATGAGTTATGTTAAGAAAGCAGTGAAATGTCCAGTTTGCTTGAAATACAGAGTTTATGTAGGAGAGTACTGGGAATCAAATAGAAGGTGTGAATTATGAGCATAGGAAACCTTGAATGTTATGCTATCAAATTCAGACTCTAGGCTAAAGTTTCAGGGCCAGGatggtaaaatataaaagttatgcCTTAGGAAGATAATTTGAAAATAGTATATGGGCTAACTGGCAGAGTATAGAGATGTGATGGCAATGATACCAATTACCTATCTACAATTATccagaaattattttagaaataaagtcaGACCAAAGATACCAGAGAGGTTGTAAATAGAACCATCCCCCTGCCTGGTAGAGGAGATAAGACTTTTTAACTTTTAGCATGAAAACAAGTGCCAACAGGGAGAAGCTAATCCATGCATTGGGGGGGTGTTAATCCAAATGTTGCTTCTTTAATCCAAACCCCACAAATTGATATAACTTTGGCTTACTCTGAATGGTAAAcccttatttttgtttattcaatGGCTGTTCTAAAGTTTTAGCCTACAGCTCTGATAATTATAATACCACCATACCTTGGACCTTATCTTGGTTCGAAAACCAGGTTTGAAGTGTGCAGTCTACTTAAAACATTGGGTTTTTTCACTAGATGCATACTACAGAGCTATACAGCAAGGGGTTAGTTGACTTTGTGGGTACAGAACTGTGGATATGGAGGGCAgactataaaattatatgtaatattaaattacatataaattatatatatatttacctgcTCAAGGGGTTGGCATCCCTCACCCCCACATTGTTCAACTGTAAATTACCTCCATTTGCTAATAACATTGTAAGATGCGTgttaagtcactgcagtcatgtccaactcattgtaatcctatggattgtagcccaccagactcctctatccatggaattctcctggcaagaatactggaatgggttgcttgccctcctccaggggatcttaccaccCAACATTCTAAGATAGGTACTCTCATTTGATAGCAAGAGGTTAAAAATattgatagttaaaaaaaaaaaaaaaagaactgcccaGGGTCCCATGATCAGAATGTCACAGCTGGAATTCAATCCTAAAACTTTCAAACACCAAATTAAAGATCTTGTCTTCGGGCTTATTGCTTTCTGCAAGTTTCTCTAGTCTCCTGCCCTTCTTAATCTAGTGCTGACCCAGCTTTAGGCCAGAGAGGACCGCCAGGCTTTCTTGGATGCAAATGAATCCAAGACCAACCTAAATGAGCTCAAAGAGGATCTGGGGACAGGTAGGCAGGAAGGAAGTAATAGGGGAAAATGGGAAATGCAACTCTTGCCAAATGCTGGTCATATAAATGGTTGttggttgtttagttgccaagccATGTCCAACCATTGCAAGCCCATGGtctataacctgccaggttcctctgtccatgggatttcccaggcaagaatgctgaagtgggttgtcattcccttctccagcggatcttcccaacccaggaatcaaagctgggtctcctgcattgcaagtatcttctttactgactgagccaccagggaagccccagtcataCAAATAAACCCTGTTAACCTTATACTTCTGAGTCTCAAATGTAGAGAAAGTAGAGACTTTTGTGGGTATCAACCAATTATTAAACATATGTAAAGCATATCTGATTGGTTATATTCCTTCCTGTCATGCTTTGTTCCCAGTTTAACAAATCAGAGTATTGTTACTTGGTAGGTGAAATACAGGGCAGGCACTCCCTGAGGTGAATGCAGGGGGAGAAACTGGTTAAAAAAATCCATCTAAAAAGTTCATGTGTATTCTGAGTATAAGAAAGAAAACTGCTTTCTTTTAAGCATTTTCCACTCCAAAATCTTGAATTTACTATTTGTAGTTATCACTCTGATTGACAAATTTGGCAAATAAGGCCGTGAAGaccagaaaacaaacttgtgtgTTTTTGGTAGGCTTTAGAGTTTCCcagtggagagggcaatggcaccccactccagtactcttgcctggaaaatcccatggacggaggagcctggtaggctgccgtccatggggttgctaagagtcggacatgactgagcgacttcactttgacttttcactttcatgcattggagaaggaaacggcaacccactccagtattcttgcctagagaatcccagggatgggggagcctggtgggctgccgtctatggggtcacacagagtcggacacgactgaagtgacttagcagcagcagcagcagcagtagcagcagcagcagagttttgCAGAGGTCAAAGTTAAAGAATGGCTAACAGTGAAAACTTACTATGCTTTTCTCTTTTAGGAAACTGCAGTAAGGGTATGCTATGCCTCATTAGATCACAACAATGAGGGGAAGCGAAGAAAGCCCAGGAAACAGAAATCTCATTTGTCAGACAAGGATGAAGAGGGGCAGATGCATGCAAAGGATATCAGCCTTTCTAAGACCACTTTGGTGGACAGTTACCCACCAGAAAGTGaggcaatagaggaaaacattcatGATGATCCCATCAGGCTGTTTGGATTGATCCGTGCACAGAAAGAAAGTTTACACTCGCTAGACTATGATCTAGCTCAGTAAACTGGCTCTTACTGGACGTGTTTGTCAGAGAAATGAAGACCCATTTGACACAGCATGACTTGTCATGGTGATGATCTGATCGTCTGTTGGTGGGATGGTTGCTTACCTTTTATCCAGAGGTTATGTTATGCACGCCAAATGGAATACCATACAAATTAGCTATTTAGTTATTTGAATTCACTTAAAAAACACGTATgtagtaaaatgtaaataaaatcaagTTTGCAGATTGATCCTGATAGAAGCCATAACTTCACAACAATACTCAGTGACATAAACCTCCCCCGAAAAAGGGTTTTAAGCATATGTTCTTGATCATGTTGAaagaagtcaattttttttttaaagttctccttTCTGAATGTGAAATACCCCATAATTGGAGAAAATTTCTGATTGAAAGGCATGGGAGGCATTTAAACTTATTGCTAACAGTAGAGGGATAAGCTTCTTAATATTTTccacaaatggaaattttagttCTAGAAATGAAATTAATGCATACTCCTTATAACAACAAatagtataaaaaataatttagatattCCACTAGCCAGAGATAATTGCAGTGATCAactttctatatattcttttagaTATTTTTCTCAGCATGACCATACATATACCCATATATAGGcctagtagttttttttttttttaacaaaaaagaaaaagggggaatgATGATTGTACACTTATTATTTaagcttttttcacttaatatatcaTAAATTTCTTTCCACTGTTATTTTTAACTATAActaactatagttaataattttaatttaatgattGCATAGTATTTCATTGATGATTGCACCAAAacttaaataattttgaagtaCATTTAGCTCATTTCCAATCTCTGgtttttttgcttttacaaataacattttaatgagGATCCATCTTTGCACATGTTTGGTACTTTTCTGACTTCTTGTGGCCAAATGTCTAGGAAAAGGATTGCTGCTTTAAAAGGTGTGCATTGTGTAAGTCTCTATAGATTATATTTCTGAAAGGCTAAGAGTTAGGTCAAAGTGTGTGCCCTGTTTAAACGCTAATAAGCACTCTTAAATTGctctccaaaaattttttttctaaaatgct is part of the Bos indicus x Bos taurus breed Angus x Brahman F1 hybrid chromosome 1, Bos_hybrid_MaternalHap_v2.0, whole genome shotgun sequence genome and encodes:
- the LOC113876167 gene encoding T-cell receptor-associated transmembrane adapter 1 codes for the protein MSGNAECHFSIWAILAFLGLALTISLIFNIFHCVEKQRQEKICTYSDDYFPREDEYDLEDSPIYGNVDNVALEPVDENCYEQMKARPDRSANKLQDAPPSQETAVRVCYASLDHNNEGKRRKPRKQKSHLSDKDEEGQMHAKDISLSKTTLVDSYPPESEAIEENIHDDPIRLFGLIRAQKESLHSLDYDLAQ